In Myripristis murdjan chromosome 9, fMyrMur1.1, whole genome shotgun sequence, the following proteins share a genomic window:
- the LOC115364629 gene encoding probable gluconokinase: MIYIIMGVSGCGKTTLGTFLSRKLGWPLHEGDDFHTKENIEKMARGEPLTDQDRLPWLLKLHDVVVKERRSGADALVVCSALKRLYRQIILFGPKALTFSSSNEDPPPTIPDIYFLFLYGDYDLIQQRMEAREGHFMKADLLRSQFDALEPPWDEENVLPLDIRRSIPELAMEIEEHYLDLKSVTKTTDNL; encoded by the exons ATGATCTACATCATTATGGGAGTTTCAGGCTGCGGAAA AACCACGCTGGGGACCTTCCTCTCCCGCAAG CTGGGCTGGCCCCTTCATGAAGGGGACGATTTCCACACAAAGGAGAACATTGAGAAGATGGCTCGTGGTGAACCGCTCACAGACCAG GACAGATTGCCTTGGCTTCTCAAACTACATGACGTCGTTGTGAA AGAACGGCGTTCAGGTGCTGATGCTCTGGTGGTCTGCTCTGCCCTGAAGCGCCTCTACAGACAGATCATTCTCTTTGGCCCCAAAGCCCTCACTTTCTCCTCTTCTAATGAAGACCCACCTCCCACCATCCCCGACATCTACTTTCTCTTCCTTTATGGTGACTATGATCTCATTCAACAGAGGATGGAGGCCCGGGAGGGACATTTTATGAAAGCGGACCTGCTGCGCTCCCAGTTTGACGCTTTAGAGCCTCCGTGGGACGAGGAGAACGTTTTACCATTGGATATCAGGAGGAGCATCCCTGAACTTGCCATGGAGATAGAGGAGCACTACCTCGACCTCAAGTCAGTGACAAAGACAACAGACAACCTCTAA